ATTCTGCCACGGACCGTTGCCGATGCGGTCGCGTGCATTGATCGCCGGCTTCCCGTCGACTGCTTGGGTGCTCAGATAGGCATGCCAGGTTTTACCTCCGGCCCCATGGCGCTGCGCCAATTGCTGACAATGCTGGTCAGCGCCTTCGAGGCCGCCGAGATCGGCGCCCTTCCCGGGCCCCGCGCCAGTGACAAAGAAGGTCATGTTAGGGGCTTGTGGCAATGGCGGGGGCGCTGGTTGTGCCGGCTGCTGCTGTGCTTTGACAACGGATGTCACGCCGAGCATAGCGAGGGCCACGGTGAGCACGGGTGCCGTCGCGGGAGTGGTAGGAAATGAGAGTAGCGTAGTCTCCGGGGTGTTCAACCTCGAATCATCCGGCGTTAGTG
This genomic window from Candidatus Saccharimonadia bacterium contains:
- a CDS encoding lectin; translated protein: MNTPETTLLSFPTTPATAPVLTVALAMLGVTSVVKAQQQPAQPAPPPLPQAPNMTFFVTGAGPGKGADLGGLEGADQHCQQLAQRHGAGGKTWHAYLSTQAVDGKPAINARDRIGNGPWQN